AAAACAGATTCTGTCGGATCTTGCTCATCGTTTTTCTGCTCAATTGAATCGCTGCAACGACGTCCCGCAGATCGTTTCTTATCAAGACAATATCGCCCGTTTCAATCGCAACATCTGTGCCGCTGCCTATCGCGATGCCGATGTCTGCTTGCGCGAGGGCGGGCGCGTCGTTGATTCCATCACCGACCATTCCCACGATCTTTCCCTCCTTTTGAAGTTTTATGATTTCCTTAGCTTTATCCTCCGGAAGCACCTCTGCCAGTACCCTATCAATTCCCAGTTTTTTCGCAATCACATTTGCAGTTCTCCAGTTGTCGCCTGTGATCATCGCAACCTCGATCCTCATCTTCTTCAATTCAGCAACTGCCTCTTTTGAAGTTTCTTTTAAAACATCTGCCACAGCGACTAAACCGATGACTTTTCCGTTGAGCGCAAGGATCATCACAGTCTTTCCTTCATCCTCGATCTTCCGCATCAAGTCCTCAATCATTGAGATATCGATCTGCGCGCTTTTCATGAGGGTCCTGTTACCGAAAAGAATCCTTGATCCACGAAAATTCACAACAACTCCTTTTCCAGGTAAAGTCTCAAATTCATCCGCGTCAGGTATTTCAATTCCCATTTCTTTTGCGCGCCGAATGATCGCCTCTCCAAGTGGATGTTCCGATCCCTTTTCTGCGATTGCAGCGTACCTTATGATTTCCTCTTCTTCCTGCGAAATAGAAATCACATCGGTTACTTCCGGTTCTCCCTTTGTCAGAGTACCAGTCTTATCGAAAACGACAATATTGATTCTACCAGCCAATTCGAGAGCTTCTCCGCTCTTGATCAGTATTCCAAACTCCGCACCTTTTCCAGTTCCCACCATAATGGCAGTGGGTGTTGCAAGTCCGAGCGCGCATGGACACGCAATGACTAGGATAGTAATGAAAATTGAAAGAGAAAAGATGAAACGAGGTACTGTAATCTCAAAGACATCGTATCCAACAAAATACCACAGAAGTGCACTGACAAAAGCAATTACGATGACCGCGGGGACAAAGTAGGCCGAAACGTGGTCGGCGATACGCTGGATAGGCGCTTTGGAACCCTGCGCCTCCTCAACGAGCCTGACGATCTGCGCAAGCACCGTATCTTTTCCGATTCTCGTCGCGCGCACCTTGAGCAGTCCATTCTTATTGATTGAACCGCCAATAACCTCCGAGCCCACCTCTTTCTCAACAGGGATGCTTTCTCCTGAAATCATCGACTCGTCGACGGAAGAATGTCCATCGATAACGATACCATCTGAAGCGATCGTTTCTCCTGGCCTTACCACAAAGATATCGCCGACTTCGAGCTCTTCGATTGGTATTTCGATCTCCTGATCGTTTTGTAGAACGCGAGCGGTTTTGGCCTGAAGGTTCATCAGCTTTCTAATAGCCTCTGAAGTCTTCCCCTTCGCCTTTGCTTCCAGGTATTTTCCAAGCAGGATTAGAGAGATGATGAGAGCTGATGTATCAAAATAGACATGTTCGAATGGTATAATCGACGGAAAGAAAACAACAGTCGTGCTGTAAAAATAAGCGGCCGATGTGCCAATCGCAATGAGTGTATCCATGTTAGCCCTTTTATTGCGCAGAGCTTTGTAACTGCCGACATAGAATTGGTAGCCTGCGATGAACTGTACCGGTGTTGCCAAAATAAACAGCACAATGTTTCCGATTTTCATCATTTCTTCAGTGACTCTAATCAGAGAGAAATCAAGGATCGTGGTAAGGAGGAATGTTGGAATACTCAAAGAGAGGCTGAAAATGAGCAGATTCTTCTGCCTTTTCATCTCTTTCTCTCTAGCCAACTTCTCCTCATCAATAGTCTCCGCTTCGAGAACATCGTAACCTGCTTCCCTGATCGCTCTTTTAATATCGGAGAGTCTTACAAGATTGGGATCATATTGTATTCTTGCTTTTTCACTTGCCAGATTGACAATCGCGCTGTGTACCCCCTCAAGGCGGTTCAATGCGGTCTCGATCGTTTCGGCGCAAGTTGCGCAAGTCATGCCCGAAATCGAAAGGGTCACGTCGTTGAGTACAATTTCATAGCCAGCCGCTTTGACGGCATTTCTCATATCATCGATTTGAATCTTCTTGGGGTCGTAAACTACGGTCGCTCTTTCCGCTGCGAGGTTAACTGAAGCAGATTCAACGCCATCTAACTCGGAAAGGACATGCTCGATCGTCTCTGCACAGGTTGCGCAGGTCATTCCAATGACGGGAAAGGTCGCCTTTTTCTTTTCTTCGACTTTTTCAGCAGCTATAGGTCGTTCGTGCTTGTGCTCGTCTTTCATAATCATTAACAAATGTGAAAGGTTATCGACGACATATTAATTTTATTCCGAAAGAAACAAACATCTCTCCAACCTCTTTCTTAGATTTGTTTCTTAGAAAAGTTTATCGGGGAAGAATGATTCTTTTCTTTATGAACGTGATCGTATTTTAATTCATTTTTTAAATTCAAAAAGAATATAACCAAGGAGAATTACTTTGAATTATGATGGAACTTGATGAAGTCGATATCAATATACTTAAAACCCTTCAAGATAATGGTCGATTATCTTTTAGGCAAGTATCTGAAAAGGTTAAGGTGAGTGTTCCGACAGTCAGTCATAAAATCGCGGATATGGAGAATCTTGGGATTATCCGAGGGTATCAAGCGGTTCTGGATACTGAAAGGCTCGGCGAGCTCAGCGTCATCTTGACGGTTAAAGCCAAACCCTCGGAACTGAATTCCGTCGCGGAACGTTTTCGAAATGATGAGAATGTGAGGAAGCTTTTCATATTGAGCAACAGCCGCCTCCACATGATCTGCACATTTAGCAATTCCCATCTTATTAATGATTTTGTCAGCCGTCTCGGAGAGATTCCGGAAATTATCGAATACGAAATATCAAATATCATTCAGGTCGTGAAAGAAAATCAGAGAGCCTTGGTCGTTCCGAATCTTAAACTCATTCTTCAATGCCAATCATGCAAGAAAGATATCAAGGGTGAACCCGTTCGAATCAAATCTGATCGAAGAGAGTACTTTTTCTGTAGCAACACCTGCGCTATGGCATTCCAAGAAAAAATGGAGAAACTCAAGGCGAAGCCTCAAAGCTGATTATTTTACTGCCACGATAAGATCGATCTCTACCCTCGCACCCATGGCGAGATTCGAAACTTCCACAGTTGCTCTTGATGGCGGAGCACTCGGAAAGAATTCCTTATACGCTTCATTCATTTCTTTGAAATAATCGAGACTCGTCAAATAGACCGTCGCCCGTACGGCATTTTCAAAGGAAGATCCGGCCGCCTCGACAATCGCTTTCAGGTTCTTCAGGACTTGTCTAGTTTCATCAGCGATACTTGATCTGACGAGCTGATTTGTTTCAGGATCAATGCCAATCTGACCAGAGCAGAAAATGAAACCGCCTGCAACGACTGCTTGGGAGTAAGGTCCGATAGGTTTCGGAGCACGATCGGTACTTACTATCTTCTTCATGAATGATAATCGCTTTTCTTCACAAGAGATTTTTCCATTGTATCATTTTTCTATCGTTTTTACGATGCTATCAGCGATCCCTAAAACTCTTGGAAGATCAGCAACGGTCCTGATGACGGTATCGCAGCCAATTACTTTCCACATCTCTTCATTGTATTTTCCTGACGAAACCCCGATAAAATTCGATTTCGCTTCGTTAGCGCACACTAGATCGATGGGATGATCTCCGATCATGACGCATTCCGATATGTCAACGCCTAATCTTACTGCCATCCTTGTCAGAGCAATACCATTTGGTTTGGCCTCATCATGGGAGAAATCGTCCCTGCAGATGATTGCGTCAAATTCTTCGGTCGAAAGACCTACGACATTGAACGCCTTCATTACATAAGTTCTTGAACCTCGCGTTAAGAGACCTACCTTATATCC
This region of Methanomassiliicoccales archaeon genomic DNA includes:
- a CDS encoding copper-translocating P-type ATPase; protein product: MKDEHKHERPIAAEKVEEKKKATFPVIGMTCATCAETIEHVLSELDGVESASVNLAAERATVVYDPKKIQIDDMRNAVKAAGYEIVLNDVTLSISGMTCATCAETIETALNRLEGVHSAIVNLASEKARIQYDPNLVRLSDIKRAIREAGYDVLEAETIDEEKLAREKEMKRQKNLLIFSLSLSIPTFLLTTILDFSLIRVTEEMMKIGNIVLFILATPVQFIAGYQFYVGSYKALRNKRANMDTLIAIGTSAAYFYSTTVVFFPSIIPFEHVYFDTSALIISLILLGKYLEAKAKGKTSEAIRKLMNLQAKTARVLQNDQEIEIPIEELEVGDIFVVRPGETIASDGIVIDGHSSVDESMISGESIPVEKEVGSEVIGGSINKNGLLKVRATRIGKDTVLAQIVRLVEEAQGSKAPIQRIADHVSAYFVPAVIVIAFVSALLWYFVGYDVFEITVPRFIFSLSIFITILVIACPCALGLATPTAIMVGTGKGAEFGILIKSGEALELAGRINIVVFDKTGTLTKGEPEVTDVISISQEEEEIIRYAAIAEKGSEHPLGEAIIRRAKEMGIEIPDADEFETLPGKGVVVNFRGSRILFGNRTLMKSAQIDISMIEDLMRKIEDEGKTVMILALNGKVIGLVAVADVLKETSKEAVAELKKMRIEVAMITGDNWRTANVIAKKLGIDRVLAEVLPEDKAKEIIKLQKEGKIVGMVGDGINDAPALAQADIGIAIGSGTDVAIETGDIVLIRNDLRDVVAAIQLSRKTMSKIRQNLFWAFAYNTAGIPIAAGVLFPFFGILLQPVIAAAAMAMSSVSVVSNALLLKRYVPEIRKRR
- a CDS encoding winged helix-turn-helix transcriptional regulator, which codes for MMELDEVDINILKTLQDNGRLSFRQVSEKVKVSVPTVSHKIADMENLGIIRGYQAVLDTERLGELSVILTVKAKPSELNSVAERFRNDENVRKLFILSNSRLHMICTFSNSHLINDFVSRLGEIPEIIEYEISNIIQVVKENQRALVVPNLKLILQCQSCKKDIKGEPVRIKSDRREYFFCSNTCAMAFQEKMEKLKAKPQS
- a CDS encoding RidA family protein translates to MKKIVSTDRAPKPIGPYSQAVVAGGFIFCSGQIGIDPETNQLVRSSIADETRQVLKNLKAIVEAAGSSFENAVRATVYLTSLDYFKEMNEAYKEFFPSAPPSRATVEVSNLAMGARVEIDLIVAVK
- a CDS encoding HAD family hydrolase; amino-acid sequence: MNLERVKAIIFDFDGTLVNSAIDFDAMKKEFFSALINRGIEPEILAINDTIYGNLARVKAECEKSGKISLLKELDQIIDEVLLKAELENVENTTLINGVKSVINLLREKGYKVGLLTRGSRTYVMKAFNVVGLSTEEFDAIICRDDFSHDEAKPNGIALTRMAVRLGVDISECVMIGDHPIDLVCANEAKSNFIGVSSGKYNEEMWKVIGCDTVIRTVADLPRVLGIADSIVKTIEK